The genome window CTTCCGGCTCAAAACTGATTGACCGCCTGATTGTGGCTACTGATGATGAGGTGATATACAATACCGTCACGGAATTTGGCGGAGAAGCAATTATGACCTCGTCGGATATTAAAACCGGTTCAGACCGTATTGCCGCGACGGTTCATCAGCTCCGTAATATTGATATTGTGGTAAATATACAGGGGGATGAGCCGTTTATTCCCTGGAAGATGATTGACAAGGCCATTGAACCGCTTCTGTTTGATAAAACGGTGGAGGTTTCCACCCTGGTTAAGCGCATAACCGATCCTGCCGAGTATATATCACCCGATACCGTAAAGGCGGTGTTCGACTATTATAATTTTGCTCTTTATTTTTCCCGTTCCCCGCTGCCTTACGTCAGAGATACGGGAGACCCCTCCGAGATTGTAAAATATCACGCGGTATATAAGCATATCGGGCTGTATGTTTACCGCTATCAGGCACTCATGAAGTTTACCTCATGGCCTCAGACTGATCTTGAGAATCTTGAAAAGCTGGAACAGCTCAGAATGCTTGAGAAAGGGATGAAAATCAAGGTGGTGGAGACCGATGAGGAGAGCATCGCCGTTGATACGCTTGAGGACCTTAATCGGGTAAGAAAACTTTACGGATTTGAGGGATAAAGATTATGCTGATGCCTCCCAGAATATCACTGGCATTTCTGCCGACACCGGTTCAGAAGATTACGTATAAAGATTATCCTCTGATCATAAAGAGGGATGACCTGACCGGAATGGAGACAACCGGAAACAAAATCAGAAAACTGGAATATATCCTTGCTGATGCGTTAGCCCGAAAAGCCGAAATCATCTTTACCACAGGCGGGGAGCAATCCAACCATGCCCGTGCCACCGTGGCAGCGTGCCGGTCACTCGGACTGGATGTAAAACTTTTCCTTTGGGGAGAGCCGAAAGAGGAAGTAACGGGTAATATATTTATAGACCGTTTTCTCGGAGCAGATATCAGGTATCTGAGTTATGAAGAATTCCTCCGTTCGGAAGAGATCATGAAAGAAGAAGCCGAGAAACTGGCGGCGGAAGGCAAAAAAGTATATATTGTGCCTGAGGGGGGGTCTTCGTCTGAAGGCATTACCGGATATATACGATTCTGGGATGAACTGGAGTCACAGATGAATCTTGCCGGGCTTGATGAGGTGTATGTCGCGGCCGGCTCAGGGGGAACGGTATCTGGACTGCTGATTGGTGCCGCGCTGAAGGATATTCCGGTAAAGATTAACGCAGTTTCAGTTCTCTATGAGGCTTCTGTTCTTGAGAAAAAGGTAATGCATATTCTGGAAAGCTTTATTGCTGCTTACGCACCTGATATGAGGCTGCCGTTGCATCAGTTTGAGATTATCGGGGGGTACTCCGCGGAGGGATACAAGCAGATAAGCAATGAGAAAGTTACCGTCCTGAAAGATTTTGCCATGAAGACCGGCATCATCCTTGATCCGGTTTACACTGGCAAGGCATTCTTCGCCTTGCAGGACAGGTGTATTAACGGCGGTGAAAAGAAAAATATCCTTTTCCTGCACACAGGGGGACTTTTTGGTGTTTTTGAGAAGAACCGTGAATATCTGCAGCTCTGACGGACTTGGTAAACAGGCCGTCATTTGATATTTTAATAAGATGGATTGTATTTTTTGTAAAATAATTGACCGCAGTGCTCCGGCAGAAATCCTGTATGAAACGGATACAGTAATCAGTTTTCTTGACATCCTGCCGGTAAATCTCGGGCATGCACTGGTGGTTCCCAAAGGCCACTATCGTGATTTAACAGAAGTACCGGCCGTAATACTGGGAGAACTATTCAGCACAGTGCAGCGGCTGAGCCCGGTTATCACAGGTGCGGTGCAGGCTGAAGGATTTAACATAATCGGCAATAATGGCAGGGCAGCCGGTCAGACGGTATTTCACTGCCACATTCACATCATCCCCCGTTATCATGATGATAAAGGGCGGTTCAGAAGACCGCAGTTTTTACAGTACAATAACGGATCATTCAGAGAATACGGAAAGAATCTCCGCGAAAGCATTAAAAAGGAGTCATCTACATGGAAAGAAAAATAAGAGTAATTGTTGCAAAAGCAGGGCTGGACGGTCACGACCGGGGCGCAAAAGTGATTGCATCCGCGCTGCGCGACGCAGGCATGGAAGTTATATATACCGGACTGAGGCAGACTCCGGAAATGATTGTTGAGGCGGCAATTCAGGAAGATGTTGATGTGATAGGCATCAGCATTCTTTCAGGCGCGCACATGACAATTTTCCCGAAGATCAGGCAGCTCATGAATGAAAAGGGGCTTACTGATGTTCTCCTGACCGGCGGCGGCATTATACCTGATGATGATATAGCAGAACTTGAAAAACTTGGCGTCGGAAAGATATTTACTCCCGGCGCGCCTACACATGAAATATCCGCATATATAAAGGAATGGTGTTCAGTTAATCAGCGTTACTGATAAAGTAACAGAAAGGAGAATAACATGAGGGTGCTTTCTCTCATCGTTGTACTTTCAGCAGCTCTGTTCTCTCAGAGTCTCGTGCAAACCATACCTCTGCCCAGGTATGCTTATATGGATCAGGGTTACGGGCTGGTCTATCATGACGGAAAACTATGGATGTCTTCCGGATCAAGCTCGCCAACCACCAACCGGGGAAAGATTGTTTCACTCGATCTTAACGGTACGGTGCTAGATTCATTCAATATCAATTATCCCACAATTAACACGTCGCAGGGACTGGCGTTTGACGGTACCAACTTCTGGTATGTTGAACGAAAGACAGCCCGGTGCGATCTTTTTAAAGTATCCCCGACCGGAACGGTACTTGACTCAATCCCCATTGCATCAGCGGGAGGCACTACCTCCTGGTATCTCGGCGGCGCTGCATGGGACGGCCAGGGATTGTGGGTATCACTTTACTCACCTGATGCATCAGCAGGATTATATAAAATTGATGTAACAGCCAAAACGATTCTTGATACCATACCGGTATTCGGACTTCAGCCGCAGGGTATTGCCGTAAGGGGCGATACACTTTTTTACGTGATGGATGGATTCCAGAATGATCCTGAAAAGATTTATGCCGTTGATCTTGCCACTGAAGATACGCTCTTTTCTTTCAGGGTACCTGAGCAGCCAGGTGTGAGACAGAATCCGCGCGGTCTTGCATGGGATGGCAGTCACCTCTGGCTGATGGCTGAGCCGGTAGGGGCCTCCACCGGCAGAGCATTGTTTAAGTATGATCTTGGCGGTACAGGTACGCCGGCAATTTCAGTGCTGACCGCTAATTTTAATTTTATGAATGTGCAAGTGGACTCAATAAAAAAAGTAACTGCAACGCTTAAAAACTTCGGCACGGCAAATCTTGTACTTGATTCCATAAGCATCAGCAATCCGGCATTTACCATAAGCATAACGCAGTGGCCGGTAACCATAAAACCGGACAGTTTCTATTATTTCGATATATTCTTCAAACCCTCGGCAGCAGTGAGTTACTCTGATTCGCTGCTCATCTACCACAATGATCCGAATTTTGCGTTCAGCAAGATTAAATTCACGGGTACCGGAGTATATACTGCCCCCTATATAACATTTAATCAGGACGCGTTTAATCTTGGCGCCAGAAGAGTAGGCAGCACTTCCTCATTTATGCTTACTATAAAAAACGACGGCTCCGCGCCTCTGGAGATTGATTCACTGCGGCTGCTTACTCCGGATTTCTATTTCGAAAAACAGCCGGGGCAGGTGAATATAGATTCGCTGAACTCCTGGACAGGACGTTTATGGTTTAAGCCAACGCAGTACAAAGATTACGCTGATACCATAATGGTTTACAGCAACGCATCAAACGGCGCTCTCAAGAAAATCATTCTCACAGCATCGGGAGCCCCGTTTGACTCCACGCTCGGTAATATCGTCTGGCAGGGTGTTGTGCCTGATAATCCAGGAACTAACTTTGATGACTACACTGCCAGGATGATAAAGAGGATAAAGGACATCAACGAAGATGGCGTGGATGATATCATTGTAACCACGGATAACTATTATGTGGTTGCATATAACGGGAACAGTTCCGTTACGGCAGATGTTCTCTGGACCTTCAGGACCAATCCCAATAACAACAATACCGGTAATGTTGATCAGTACGAAGCATTTCAGATTGCTGAAGATATAAACGGCGATGGTATTCAGGATGTGGTTGTCGGCACAGCCGGCGGCAATGAGTTTGTTTATGCGCTCAGCGGCCGGGACGGTTCAAAACTCTGGGAGTATGGAGACTCCATTAATTATTCAAACGGGGATATCATGGGAGTTGATGTAAAACGCGATGTTACCGGTGACGGAATTCCCGATGTTTACGTAAGCGCCAGCGGAAATGAAACTTCATTTGAAGGAAGATTTTCTGTCTATCTCCTCAACGGAGCGACCGGTGCAGAGATGTGGCGGATTGATCAGAGCGCAACCCGGAAACTGAAATATGGCATTGTGTCAACACAGGATGGCGGTGCTGTCGGCTCAAGAGTATCCGGCGGTACTCCGGGTGAAATTATAGGATTTGATTCGCTTGGTAATGTCACCTGGGCTTACCCGACTATCTCAGGTCCATGGGGAATTGATGAGATAGAAAATATCGGGGGACTGCCCACAACTGATATTATTGCCGGCGATATTAACGGCAACGTCTATGCCATCAGCGGTGACGCAGGTGTTGAACTGTGGAAAACAAATATCGGCAATGTGTTCATTGAAGATTTGTTTGTGGTGCCTGATATCAACGGCTCCGGTGTGGATGACATTATGATATCAGCGCTTACGCCAAACTTCTATGTGCTTGAAGGATCAACCGGTGCACAGATTGTCGCCACCCGTACCACCGGCAATAACCTTGGCGTCGGTCTTCTTGGTGATATGAATGCAGACAGTATTCCTGAATTCGGCGTAGCATCACTTGACGGAAAAGTATATATATATAACGGACGCGGCGGTGACCCCAATCCGCTGTTTACCTTTACCGCGGGAACCGGCAACAGCACCGCGCCGGAAACCGTCTGGAAGATGGGTGATCTTGACGGCAACGGCTCAAATGAGTTCGCCGTTGGTACCCGTGACGGCCGTGTATTTGCTTTCTCAGGCGGTACTGATGTGATTGTTGTATCTCTCAGATCGAACCATGAGATTCTTCCTGATGAGTTTTATCTGGCTCAGAACTATCCGAATCCGTTTAACCCGGAAACGAAGATTGGATTCAGAATACCGGTTGAAACCAAAGCATCACTCAAAATATACGATGTGCTTGGCAGGGAAGTCATGCAAATCTTTAACGAGCAGCTAAAGCCCGGATATTATGAGTATCTGCTTGATGCATCATCACTTGCAAGCGGAGTATATCTCTATTCACTCATTACTGATCAGCAGACCCTCACGCGCAAGATGATAATGCTGAAATAATGAATAATGAAAAATTAAGAATGAATACTGTTTAGAACTTTTCACACTTAACTTGTATCTTTTAACTAAAAAAGCCCTGGTTAGCAGCCGGGGCTTTTTTTTGAAAAAGTTTCAAATTTGAATCTTCTGCTATGAATCCGGGCGATCACAGGCAACATTAGAGTGTTTGGCACAAAAAATGCAGGATTTTTAGTTTATTCTCATTTTTGAAAAGGTGCTAAGATGGCTAAAAAGTATGATCTTTTTACGGTTCCTGAGATTTCTTCTATTCAGGATATGCTTGTCAGGTCTGCCAGGGTGTATGGCAATAAAACCGCGCTGAAGGATCTGAATCCGACACCGGTTCCTGAAGTTTCTTATGAAGGACTTCTCAATTCGGTCCGCCATTTTGGGGAAGGGTTGAGGTCACTGGGGATTCCTGAGAGGACTCACATTGCTCTCATCGGGGAAAACCGCACCCAGTGGGGAATTGCCTACCTGACCGCAATGTGCTACAATTTCGTGATTGTCCCGATAGACCGGAATCTTTCTCCTAATGAGATTCTGAACATCCTTTATGAGTCAGACAGTGAAGCGGTTATTTTCTCTGAGATGTTTTACCAGCTTTTTTCTGATAAGGGAGAGTCCATAAAACGGCTAAAACACTTCATTTGCATGGATAAGGTACAGCCCGGAGATGGGTTCCTGAAAATGATGGATTTGATTGAAACCGGTTCCCGTGCATCTTCACACACGCTTCCTGCAATTAATGCGGATGATGTTGCTGAGATTATCTTTACTTCCGGCTCACTTGGCCGTGCAAAAGGGGTAATGCTTACACAGAAAAATCTGACCGCCAACCTTATGGCAATGACCAAGATGATTAACATCCGCAGTGAAGACAGGTTCCTTTCGGTGCTTCCGATTCATCATACCTATGAGTGCACATGCGGATTTCTCTGTCCGATGTATTGCGGCTCAACGGTATATTATGCACGTTCACTCAAAACCGTGGTTGAAGATCTGCAGGCCTCGCAAGCCACAATTCTGCTTGCGGTTCCTCTATTGTACGATAAGATGTTTAAGAAAATCCACAAGGGTATTACAGAGGATAAAGTTAAAAGCAAGATTGTACCTCCGCTGATTAAAGTTGCCGGAGCATTGGAATCGGTTGGATGGAAATCAGCCCGCAAGAAAATATTTAAAGAGCTTCACGCCCGGTTTGGCGGAGCAGTTCGTCTCTTTATTGCGGGAGGGGCTGCACCTGATCCGGCAGTTGCAAAGGGGCTGCGGGAATTTGGCTTCCACTTTGTGCAGGGATATGGCCTGACTGAAACAGCACCGATTCTTGCACTAAACCGTGAAGATGCATTCAAGGATGATGCAGCAGGTCTGCCACTGCCGGGAATTCAGATAAAGATACACAATCCGGACGCGGACGGAGTCGGAGAGATATATGCACAGGGTCCGTCTGTGATGCCAGGTTACTACAAAAACGAAGCGATGACCAAAGATACTTTTGACGGACCATGGTTCAAGACCGGTGATCTCGGATATATAGACCAAGACGGATTCCTGCATATAAGCGGAAGGAAGAAAAATGTTATCATCTCAAAGAGCGGAAAAAATGTCTTCCCGGAAGAGATTGAGGATATACTGAAACGGAGCCCGTTTATCCTTGAGTCATTGGTTTATGGCGAAGAGGATGAAAAGCATGATGAGATTATTGCTGTGCAGATTGTCCCCGAAGCAGAAGCGCTGATCGAACTTGCAGAATCAAAGCAAACCTCCATAACGCCGGAGTTCATTAATAAGGTGATCGGTGACGTGGTTAGGGAAGCGAACAAGGAACTCTCATCCTACAAACAGATCAGGAAGTTCTATATCCGTGAGAAAGAGTTCGAAAAAACCACAACACAGAAGATTAAGCGTTACTTAGTGCAGTCAACCACACCCGCAGAGTAAACAGCTTATTGAGCATAAATGAAAAGCCCGTCCAAAATTGAACGGGCTTTTTTTTGTAATTTCGGTATGACAAAACTCTAGGGCACCTCTAAAAACCTGGCAAATTTATGATATATATAGTTTGCTTAGAATGATTATATTGCATGAACACTTCAAAAGGTATTTGTCATGGCAAGGAAGCAATCACCAGGTTTATTTGACGAACAAAATCTTCGTGAATCCTTAAACAAGCCGAGCTTCATACTTGTGAAGCTCAAGAAATCTATTCCGTGGGATTCT of Ignavibacteriales bacterium contains these proteins:
- the kdsB gene encoding 3-deoxy-manno-octulosonate cytidylyltransferase, whose product is MIVGIIPARLGSTRLPGKPLADIGGKPMIYHTYNSASGSKLIDRLIVATDDEVIYNTVTEFGGEAIMTSSDIKTGSDRIAATVHQLRNIDIVVNIQGDEPFIPWKMIDKAIEPLLFDKTVEVSTLVKRITDPAEYISPDTVKAVFDYYNFALYFSRSPLPYVRDTGDPSEIVKYHAVYKHIGLYVYRYQALMKFTSWPQTDLENLEKLEQLRMLEKGMKIKVVETDEESIAVDTLEDLNRVRKLYGFEG
- a CDS encoding choice-of-anchor D domain-containing protein, producing MRVLSLIVVLSAALFSQSLVQTIPLPRYAYMDQGYGLVYHDGKLWMSSGSSSPTTNRGKIVSLDLNGTVLDSFNINYPTINTSQGLAFDGTNFWYVERKTARCDLFKVSPTGTVLDSIPIASAGGTTSWYLGGAAWDGQGLWVSLYSPDASAGLYKIDVTAKTILDTIPVFGLQPQGIAVRGDTLFYVMDGFQNDPEKIYAVDLATEDTLFSFRVPEQPGVRQNPRGLAWDGSHLWLMAEPVGASTGRALFKYDLGGTGTPAISVLTANFNFMNVQVDSIKKVTATLKNFGTANLVLDSISISNPAFTISITQWPVTIKPDSFYYFDIFFKPSAAVSYSDSLLIYHNDPNFAFSKIKFTGTGVYTAPYITFNQDAFNLGARRVGSTSSFMLTIKNDGSAPLEIDSLRLLTPDFYFEKQPGQVNIDSLNSWTGRLWFKPTQYKDYADTIMVYSNASNGALKKIILTASGAPFDSTLGNIVWQGVVPDNPGTNFDDYTARMIKRIKDINEDGVDDIIVTTDNYYVVAYNGNSSVTADVLWTFRTNPNNNNTGNVDQYEAFQIAEDINGDGIQDVVVGTAGGNEFVYALSGRDGSKLWEYGDSINYSNGDIMGVDVKRDVTGDGIPDVYVSASGNETSFEGRFSVYLLNGATGAEMWRIDQSATRKLKYGIVSTQDGGAVGSRVSGGTPGEIIGFDSLGNVTWAYPTISGPWGIDEIENIGGLPTTDIIAGDINGNVYAISGDAGVELWKTNIGNVFIEDLFVVPDINGSGVDDIMISALTPNFYVLEGSTGAQIVATRTTGNNLGVGLLGDMNADSIPEFGVASLDGKVYIYNGRGGDPNPLFTFTAGTGNSTAPETVWKMGDLDGNGSNEFAVGTRDGRVFAFSGGTDVIVVSLRSNHEILPDEFYLAQNYPNPFNPETKIGFRIPVETKASLKIYDVLGREVMQIFNEQLKPGYYEYLLDASSLASGVYLYSLITDQQTLTRKMIMLK
- a CDS encoding pyridoxal-phosphate dependent enzyme produces the protein MPPRISLAFLPTPVQKITYKDYPLIIKRDDLTGMETTGNKIRKLEYILADALARKAEIIFTTGGEQSNHARATVAACRSLGLDVKLFLWGEPKEEVTGNIFIDRFLGADIRYLSYEEFLRSEEIMKEEAEKLAAEGKKVYIVPEGGSSSEGITGYIRFWDELESQMNLAGLDEVYVAAGSGGTVSGLLIGAALKDIPVKINAVSVLYEASVLEKKVMHILESFIAAYAPDMRLPLHQFEIIGGYSAEGYKQISNEKVTVLKDFAMKTGIILDPVYTGKAFFALQDRCINGGEKKNILFLHTGGLFGVFEKNREYLQL
- a CDS encoding AMP-binding protein, producing MAKKYDLFTVPEISSIQDMLVRSARVYGNKTALKDLNPTPVPEVSYEGLLNSVRHFGEGLRSLGIPERTHIALIGENRTQWGIAYLTAMCYNFVIVPIDRNLSPNEILNILYESDSEAVIFSEMFYQLFSDKGESIKRLKHFICMDKVQPGDGFLKMMDLIETGSRASSHTLPAINADDVAEIIFTSGSLGRAKGVMLTQKNLTANLMAMTKMINIRSEDRFLSVLPIHHTYECTCGFLCPMYCGSTVYYARSLKTVVEDLQASQATILLAVPLLYDKMFKKIHKGITEDKVKSKIVPPLIKVAGALESVGWKSARKKIFKELHARFGGAVRLFIAGGAAPDPAVAKGLREFGFHFVQGYGLTETAPILALNREDAFKDDAAGLPLPGIQIKIHNPDADGVGEIYAQGPSVMPGYYKNEAMTKDTFDGPWFKTGDLGYIDQDGFLHISGRKKNVIISKSGKNVFPEEIEDILKRSPFILESLVYGEEDEKHDEIIAVQIVPEAEALIELAESKQTSITPEFINKVIGDVVREANKELSSYKQIRKFYIREKEFEKTTTQKIKRYLVQSTTPAE
- a CDS encoding cobalamin B12-binding domain-containing protein, yielding MERKIRVIVAKAGLDGHDRGAKVIASALRDAGMEVIYTGLRQTPEMIVEAAIQEDVDVIGISILSGAHMTIFPKIRQLMNEKGLTDVLLTGGGIIPDDDIAELEKLGVGKIFTPGAPTHEISAYIKEWCSVNQRY
- a CDS encoding HIT family protein — its product is MDCIFCKIIDRSAPAEILYETDTVISFLDILPVNLGHALVVPKGHYRDLTEVPAVILGELFSTVQRLSPVITGAVQAEGFNIIGNNGRAAGQTVFHCHIHIIPRYHDDKGRFRRPQFLQYNNGSFREYGKNLRESIKKESSTWKEK